A genomic region of Catalinimonas niigatensis contains the following coding sequences:
- the recJ gene encoding single-stranded-DNA-specific exonuclease RecJ, which yields MEKRWVFHESAGEERVQKLSNEINISPALANLLIQRGVNDFEEAKCFFRPSLKMLHDPFLMKDMDHAVNRLILAMERTEKILIYGDYDVDGTTSVALTYGFLHNIYEYIEYYIPDRYKEGYGISEEGIQYAADNDFSLIISLDCGIRAVGLINEARKRNIDFIICDHHRPGDQLPPAHAILNPKQDGCNYPFKELCGCGVGFKLLHGLCVRTKNYHKQLVEWLDLVAVAIAADIVPITGENRILSYFGLQRLNGSPRPGLKALAQLAGLKSEINIENIVFGFAPRINAAGRMEHARAAVQLLLADTDDCALKMANELNIQNTERRGFDTHMTQEALEMIEQNEAVKQTKTTVLFKNDWHKGVVGIVASRCIEKYYRPTIILTESHGKASGSARSVDGFDVYAAIDACSDLLEQFGGHKYAAGLTLPLDNIPLFQKRFEEIVSTSISEDQLIPLVNIDVQIKLSDVGAKFFNVIKQLAPFGPGNMRPVFMSDHLMVYGYPQVLKEQHLKFSVRQEGNQKVYNAIGFGMAHYYETILEGKPFKMAYNVEENHYNGNTSLQLMIRDIKPME from the coding sequence ATGGAGAAGCGGTGGGTATTTCATGAATCGGCAGGTGAAGAGAGGGTTCAAAAACTTTCAAATGAAATCAACATAAGTCCTGCTTTGGCAAATTTGCTGATCCAGCGGGGAGTGAATGATTTTGAAGAGGCAAAATGTTTCTTCAGGCCCAGCCTTAAAATGTTGCATGATCCTTTTTTGATGAAAGATATGGACCATGCAGTCAACCGCCTGATCCTGGCTATGGAGCGAACGGAAAAAATCCTGATTTACGGGGATTATGATGTGGATGGCACCACTTCTGTAGCACTGACCTACGGTTTCCTGCACAACATCTATGAGTATATAGAGTACTATATTCCTGATCGTTATAAGGAAGGCTATGGTATATCGGAAGAGGGCATACAGTATGCAGCAGATAACGACTTCTCCTTAATCATTTCCTTAGATTGTGGTATACGTGCAGTAGGGCTGATCAATGAAGCCCGGAAAAGAAATATCGATTTTATTATCTGTGACCACCACCGCCCAGGAGATCAGTTACCCCCCGCCCACGCTATCCTCAATCCTAAGCAGGATGGTTGTAACTATCCGTTCAAAGAACTGTGTGGGTGTGGAGTAGGTTTTAAACTACTTCATGGTTTATGTGTACGTACCAAAAATTATCATAAACAACTGGTAGAATGGCTGGACCTGGTAGCGGTAGCAATTGCAGCAGATATAGTGCCTATTACCGGAGAAAACCGTATTCTTAGTTATTTTGGATTACAAAGACTCAATGGATCTCCACGTCCTGGGCTGAAAGCCTTAGCTCAACTTGCCGGGCTAAAAAGTGAGATTAATATTGAAAATATCGTTTTTGGTTTTGCTCCCCGTATCAATGCTGCCGGACGTATGGAACATGCCAGGGCAGCAGTACAACTACTACTTGCTGATACAGATGATTGTGCACTCAAAATGGCCAATGAGTTGAACATACAGAATACAGAGAGACGTGGCTTTGATACCCATATGACCCAGGAGGCACTGGAAATGATAGAGCAGAATGAAGCTGTGAAGCAGACAAAGACTACCGTATTATTTAAAAATGACTGGCATAAAGGAGTTGTAGGGATTGTGGCATCACGTTGTATAGAGAAGTATTATCGGCCTACTATCATACTTACCGAGTCTCATGGTAAGGCGTCCGGTTCTGCCCGTTCAGTAGATGGATTTGATGTATACGCAGCCATTGATGCTTGTTCTGATTTGCTTGAGCAGTTTGGAGGGCATAAATATGCAGCGGGACTAACGCTACCTTTAGACAACATCCCTTTGTTTCAGAAAAGGTTTGAAGAAATAGTATCAACATCAATTAGTGAAGACCAGCTAATTCCACTGGTAAATATTGATGTGCAGATTAAATTGTCTGATGTTGGCGCTAAATTTTTCAATGTTATCAAGCAACTTGCTCCTTTTGGCCCTGGAAATATGCGCCCGGTTTTTATGAGCGATCATTTGATGGTTTATGGGTACCCTCAGGTATTGAAAGAGCAGCATCTTAAGTTCAGTGTCCGTCAGGAAGGAAACCAGAAGGTATACAATGCCATTGGTTTTGGTATGGCACATTATTATGAAACTATTCTGGAAGGAAAACCTTTTAAAATGGCTTATAATGTGGAAGAAAACCATTATAACGGCAATACGTCACTCCAGTTGATGATTAGGGACATCAAACCTATGGAATAA
- a CDS encoding Ezrin/radixin/moesin family protein, whose product MKYLWIIVLFLFTLTVIPEATQAQELSKKEKKRLKKEQKSKLKELKKMNAADFQKLQDQQQEFKQQASELSGEITSLKNQSESKESEIRQLKDQVRRLEGQLEEARAELQAKPAEQNVPISNQYDEGLIFRVQIGAYRDKNLEQYLSSSESFNGETDAQGLQIYTLGNFRDYWEADKFKKYLRAMGVKDAWIVPYRDGARVPIKEVLENLRSNQSSE is encoded by the coding sequence ATGAAGTATCTGTGGATTATAGTCCTCTTTCTCTTTACGCTGACGGTTATTCCTGAAGCAACTCAAGCTCAGGAGCTTTCCAAAAAGGAAAAAAAGCGATTGAAAAAAGAGCAAAAAAGTAAGCTGAAAGAACTGAAGAAAATGAATGCTGCTGATTTTCAAAAATTACAAGATCAACAGCAAGAGTTCAAGCAGCAGGCAAGCGAACTTTCAGGTGAAATCACATCACTAAAAAATCAATCAGAGAGCAAAGAGTCAGAAATCAGGCAACTGAAGGACCAGGTACGAAGATTAGAAGGTCAACTTGAGGAGGCGCGTGCTGAACTACAAGCTAAGCCGGCAGAGCAAAATGTGCCTATTTCTAATCAGTATGATGAAGGACTGATCTTTAGGGTACAGATTGGAGCTTACCGTGACAAGAACCTGGAACAGTATCTAAGTTCCAGCGAAAGCTTTAATGGAGAGACTGATGCTCAGGGCTTACAAATTTATACTTTGGGCAATTTCCGTGACTATTGGGAAGCTGATAAATTTAAAAAATACCTGAGAGCTATGGGGGTAAAAGATGCCTGGATTGTGCCTTATCGTGATGGTGCACGCGTGCCTATCAAAGAAGTATTGGAAAATCTTAGAAGCAATCAGAGCAGCGAATAA
- the fumC gene encoding class II fumarate hydratase, translating to MEYRVEKDTMGEINVPAEKYWGAQTQRSKENFKIGGAAMQMPMEIIHAFAILKKSAAETNFELNVLDREKYEIIAKACDEILAGQHDDQFPLVVWQTGSGTQSNMNVNEVVANRAHVLMGGNLSDAKKKIHPNDDVNKSQSSNDTFPTAMHIAAYSMITEQTLPKLEKLRNTLNEKVTSFGDIVKIGRTHFMDATPLKLSHEFSGYVAQLDHAVRAIKSTLSHLSELALGGTAVGTGLNTPQGYAKLVAEKIAKYAGHPFVTAPNKFEGLAAHDAIVGTSGALKQLAVSLMKIGNDIRMLASGPRCGIGEILIPANEPGSSIMPGKVNPTQCEALTMVCAQVIGNDAAISIGGMNGQFELNVFKPLMIYNLLNSARLLGDACESFNEHCAVGIEPNVEVIKKNLENSLMLVTALNPHIGYENAAKIAKKAYEKGTTLREAAVASGLLTNEQFDEWVVPENMVGSLK from the coding sequence ATGGAGTACAGAGTAGAAAAAGATACAATGGGCGAAATCAATGTGCCCGCTGAAAAGTACTGGGGCGCACAAACGCAAAGATCTAAAGAAAACTTTAAGATAGGTGGTGCAGCCATGCAGATGCCTATGGAAATCATTCACGCATTTGCCATTCTCAAAAAATCTGCTGCTGAAACTAACTTTGAGCTAAATGTTTTGGATAGAGAAAAGTATGAGATAATTGCAAAAGCCTGTGATGAGATACTGGCCGGGCAGCATGATGATCAGTTTCCGCTGGTGGTGTGGCAAACTGGCTCAGGCACGCAAAGTAATATGAATGTCAATGAAGTAGTGGCCAACCGGGCACATGTGCTGATGGGCGGGAATTTGAGCGATGCAAAGAAAAAGATTCACCCCAATGATGACGTGAACAAATCTCAATCATCAAATGATACCTTCCCTACAGCTATGCACATCGCGGCATACAGCATGATTACGGAGCAAACCCTACCTAAGCTAGAAAAACTCCGAAATACACTAAATGAAAAAGTGACTTCATTTGGCGACATCGTCAAAATCGGACGAACGCATTTTATGGATGCTACACCGCTCAAACTGAGCCATGAGTTTAGCGGATATGTTGCCCAGTTGGATCATGCTGTGCGGGCTATCAAAAGCACGCTTTCTCATCTTTCAGAGTTGGCTCTGGGCGGTACTGCTGTAGGCACAGGACTCAATACCCCTCAGGGATATGCTAAGTTGGTAGCCGAAAAAATTGCCAAATACGCAGGACACCCTTTTGTAACTGCGCCGAATAAATTTGAAGGTCTGGCAGCACATGATGCCATAGTAGGAACTTCCGGTGCGTTGAAGCAACTGGCTGTTAGCCTCATGAAAATAGGAAATGACATCCGAATGCTGGCCTCTGGGCCTCGCTGTGGTATTGGAGAAATATTGATCCCTGCCAACGAGCCAGGTTCTTCTATCATGCCTGGTAAGGTAAATCCCACCCAATGCGAAGCGCTTACGATGGTATGTGCGCAGGTGATTGGCAATGACGCTGCCATTAGCATAGGAGGCATGAATGGTCAGTTTGAACTGAATGTGTTCAAGCCTTTGATGATTTACAATCTACTCAACTCTGCCAGATTGTTAGGTGACGCTTGTGAGTCTTTCAATGAGCATTGTGCAGTAGGTATTGAACCTAATGTGGAGGTGATCAAGAAGAATCTTGAGAACTCTCTGATGCTGGTCACTGCATTAAATCCACACATTGGATATGAAAATGCAGCAAAAATAGCGAAGAAAGCCTATGAAAAAGGAACAACCTTACGTGAAGCAGCTGTTGCCAGCGGATTGCTAACCAATGAACAATTTGATGAGTGGGTCGTTCCTGAAAATATGGTAGGAAGTTTGAAGTAA
- a CDS encoding pseudouridine synthase: protein MKPRKKFSKTSKPDKDSAPPSEKKGDGLVRLNKYIANAGVCSRREADTLISAGEIKVNGKVVTELGTKVKITDRVVHKGKSLNPEKLMYVLLNKPKNYITTTDDPEERKTVMQLVAKACEERIYPVGRLDRNTTGLLLLTNDGELADKLAHPSNNVKKLYQVDIDKPITDEDFLKIQDGVTLEDGLAQVDELGLVNETRTSLGIQIHIGRNRIVRRIFEHLGYDVVRLDRVMYAGLTKKDLPRGTWRHLTPKEVIQLKHLR, encoded by the coding sequence ATGAAACCTAGAAAAAAATTTAGCAAAACCAGCAAGCCTGATAAAGATTCTGCCCCACCTTCAGAAAAAAAAGGCGATGGACTAGTTCGGCTCAATAAATATATCGCAAATGCCGGAGTATGCTCTCGACGCGAAGCAGATACATTAATCAGTGCCGGAGAGATCAAAGTAAATGGTAAAGTAGTCACTGAACTAGGCACAAAAGTAAAAATCACTGACCGTGTTGTACATAAAGGGAAATCGCTTAATCCGGAAAAGCTGATGTATGTACTGCTAAACAAACCTAAAAATTATATTACCACTACCGATGATCCTGAGGAAAGAAAGACAGTAATGCAGTTGGTTGCCAAAGCCTGCGAAGAACGTATTTATCCGGTAGGCCGGCTTGACCGAAATACTACCGGTCTGCTGCTACTTACCAATGATGGAGAGTTGGCAGATAAACTGGCCCATCCTTCTAATAATGTAAAAAAGTTGTATCAGGTAGATATTGACAAACCTATTACTGATGAGGATTTTCTTAAAATTCAGGATGGAGTCACTTTGGAAGATGGTCTGGCACAGGTAGATGAGCTTGGTCTGGTTAATGAAACCCGTACTAGCTTAGGCATACAAATTCATATTGGTAGAAATAGAATTGTAAGACGGATTTTTGAACATTTGGGCTACGATGTAGTACGACTGGACCGTGTTATGTACGCTGGCCTTACTAAGAAAGACCTTCCCAGGGGAACCTGGCGACATCTGACTCCGAAGGAAGTAATTCAGCTAAAACACTTGCGATAA
- a CDS encoding (Fe-S)-binding protein codes for MTGLIMQITFLLVLAVAGYILFRRISRIRKNILLGKGEAHNNHSSERFKNMLLIAFGQKKMFKKVIPALLHLALYVGFVVINLEVLEFVLDGIFGTHRIFAPTLGGFYTIPINIFEFLAVAVIISCVIFLWRRNVLTIRRFHAQELTSWPKLDANIILIVEIVLMLAILTMNATDQILQDRPDASYPETGFLFFSALLIPLFEGLSTGTLIFIERFAWWFHIIGILGFAIYITYSKHLHIFMAFPNTYYARLAPKGKMENMPAVTKEVQIMLGVPPENGDVTINAEEISRFGAKDINDLDWRDIMGAYACTECGRCTAECPANQTGKKLSPRKIMMDTRDRAEDVGKDLEKGGKGLEDGKSLLDNYITREEINACTSCNACVEACPVSINPLSIILQMRRYVAMEEAQSPASWNAMFSNIENNFAPWKFAPSDRFNWADELKNESAATQKEKHN; via the coding sequence ATGACAGGACTTATTATGCAAATAACTTTTCTTCTGGTCTTGGCCGTAGCAGGCTACATTCTTTTCAGAAGGATCAGCAGGATCAGAAAGAATATTTTGTTGGGAAAAGGAGAAGCACATAACAACCATTCCTCCGAGCGCTTCAAAAATATGCTGCTGATTGCCTTTGGTCAGAAAAAGATGTTTAAGAAAGTAATTCCTGCTTTACTCCACCTTGCGCTTTATGTCGGTTTTGTTGTAATCAATCTGGAAGTGCTGGAATTTGTACTGGATGGAATCTTCGGTACGCATCGTATTTTTGCGCCTACATTGGGCGGTTTTTACACAATACCCATCAATATCTTTGAGTTTCTAGCGGTAGCGGTAATTATCTCTTGTGTTATCTTCTTATGGCGTAGAAATGTACTCACGATAAGGCGCTTTCATGCGCAGGAACTGACCTCATGGCCCAAACTGGATGCCAATATTATTTTGATCGTAGAGATTGTACTGATGCTGGCCATACTCACCATGAATGCTACCGACCAGATTCTACAAGATCGACCTGATGCAAGCTACCCTGAAACGGGTTTTTTATTTTTTAGCGCTTTGCTTATTCCTTTGTTTGAGGGGCTATCTACCGGCACTTTGATATTTATAGAGCGCTTTGCCTGGTGGTTTCATATTATTGGCATTTTAGGCTTTGCCATCTACATTACGTATTCTAAACACCTGCATATTTTCATGGCATTTCCAAACACTTATTATGCCCGTCTGGCTCCTAAAGGAAAAATGGAAAATATGCCAGCGGTGACCAAGGAAGTACAAATCATGCTGGGAGTGCCTCCTGAAAATGGAGATGTAACAATAAATGCTGAAGAAATCAGTCGCTTTGGTGCCAAAGACATTAATGACCTGGACTGGAGAGACATTATGGGAGCTTACGCCTGTACCGAATGCGGACGTTGCACTGCCGAATGCCCAGCAAACCAGACCGGAAAAAAACTATCCCCCCGAAAAATAATGATGGATACCCGTGACAGGGCGGAAGATGTAGGAAAGGATCTGGAAAAAGGAGGTAAAGGACTGGAAGATGGCAAATCACTACTGGATAATTATATCACCCGAGAGGAAATCAATGCCTGTACTTCCTGTAATGCCTGTGTAGAGGCTTGTCCGGTGAGTATTAATCCATTGTCTATCATACTACAGATGAGACGCTATGTGGCGATGGAAGAAGCACAATCTCCTGCATCTTGGAATGCCATGTTTTCTAATATAGAAAACAACTTTGCTCCCTGGAAATTTGCCCCCTCCGATCGTTTCAATTGGGCTGATGAACTCAAAAATGAGTCTGCTGCCACCCAAAAAGAAAAACACAATTAA
- a CDS encoding (Fe-S)-binding protein: protein MAEMVAEGEEAEVLFWVGCAGSYDDRYKRVTKAFVKILHKVGIKFAVLGQEESCTGDPARRAGNEFLFQMQAASNIQVLNGYNVKKIVTACPHCFNTLKNEYPELGGDYEVIHHSTFLQQLINEGKIKLEGGGTFKGKKITYHDSCFLGRANNIYEAPREVLEALDADLIEMKRCRTKGFCCGAGGAQMFKDAEPGRKEVNIDRTEEALSTGAQTIAVACPFCMTMMSDGVKNKNKEKEVSVKDIAELIAENEKL from the coding sequence ATGGCTGAAATGGTTGCTGAAGGGGAGGAAGCGGAAGTATTATTCTGGGTAGGATGCGCAGGCTCATATGACGATCGGTACAAGAGAGTTACCAAAGCATTTGTCAAGATTCTACATAAGGTAGGCATCAAGTTCGCTGTTTTGGGTCAGGAAGAAAGCTGTACTGGTGATCCTGCTCGGCGTGCGGGTAATGAGTTTCTCTTTCAGATGCAGGCAGCTTCCAACATTCAGGTACTCAATGGATACAATGTTAAGAAGATTGTTACTGCCTGTCCCCATTGTTTTAATACCCTTAAAAATGAATATCCTGAGTTGGGTGGTGATTACGAAGTCATCCATCACTCTACTTTCCTGCAACAACTGATCAATGAAGGAAAAATCAAATTAGAGGGCGGCGGTACATTTAAAGGAAAGAAGATTACCTATCATGACTCTTGCTTTTTGGGCCGAGCAAATAATATCTATGAAGCACCACGCGAAGTGCTGGAAGCACTGGATGCAGACCTGATTGAGATGAAACGCTGCCGTACCAAGGGATTTTGCTGTGGGGCAGGTGGTGCACAAATGTTTAAAGATGCTGAACCTGGCAGAAAAGAAGTGAATATAGACCGAACAGAAGAAGCATTATCTACAGGGGCACAAACTATTGCGGTAGCTTGTCCTTTTTGTATGACGATGATGAGCGATGGGGTAAAAAATAAGAATAAAGAAAAAGAAGTGTCGGTGAAAGACATCGCCGAACTGATTGCTGAAAACGAAAAGCTTTGA
- a CDS encoding OmpA family protein has translation MMKKLAYLQFLVIVLFLLGACNAGKRALIKGFNSFESGDYNVAIDHYQVAVDNGMETALANYKIAEAYRLSNRLQEAMPHYEAAIESGIADTSAVFHYAMSLKQNGKYDQARNELKEYIEYSKDTVLEYTEWARQELDNLDRLENILAKDGYFEIKNEEYLNTEGAEYAPTVHRNMFYFTSSRNSEKIYKATGTGFTNIFRAPIENDVVNVEAAQTLGEDFASEIINEGCITFSPDGRIMVFARGNSGKRKSTRDVNLYVSRLQRGEWTTPEIMTITDPEAWDSTPAFSRDGRTLYFASNRPGGYGGIDLYSASVDNSGRWSNVRNMGEAINTPGHEMFPYVTDDGKLYFSSDGHPSMGALDIFVAIRSDGKITIENLGPPVNSIADDFGMSFTTIKDGYFTSNRAEGKGDDDIYAFVNNDPDLKTVNYFLAGITVTEEEDSGEEKKLEDVKVSLRFPEGSALDTKNSGDEGAFKFAVEGGTNYELVGEKEGYFTTRVPFSTVGRTIPQEELVDMVTDTTFTTKLVLNKIVIDKSIVLENIYYEFDESFITNAAAVELDKLVKILEDNPQINIELSSHTDAQGDNEYNQKLSQRRAESAVKYLVDSGINASRITARGYGEEQLIIKNAMNDDQHEINRRTEFKVTGVNNGRADASE, from the coding sequence ATGATGAAGAAATTAGCGTATCTGCAATTTTTGGTGATTGTTTTGTTCCTGCTGGGAGCCTGTAATGCAGGTAAAAGAGCGCTCATCAAAGGTTTTAATAGTTTTGAAAGCGGTGATTATAATGTTGCTATTGATCATTATCAAGTTGCAGTTGACAATGGCATGGAAACCGCGCTGGCAAATTATAAAATTGCTGAAGCCTATCGCCTGAGTAACCGTCTTCAGGAAGCGATGCCCCATTATGAAGCTGCTATTGAATCCGGTATAGCGGACACATCCGCTGTGTTTCATTATGCCATGTCACTCAAGCAAAATGGAAAGTACGATCAGGCCAGAAACGAACTTAAAGAATATATAGAATATTCCAAAGATACAGTACTAGAGTATACCGAATGGGCACGTCAGGAGTTGGATAATCTGGATCGACTGGAAAATATTCTGGCTAAAGACGGATACTTCGAGATCAAAAACGAAGAGTATCTTAATACGGAAGGCGCTGAATATGCCCCCACTGTGCATAGAAATATGTTTTATTTTACTTCTTCCCGCAATAGTGAAAAAATTTATAAAGCCACAGGCACAGGCTTTACTAATATATTTAGAGCACCAATAGAGAATGACGTGGTAAATGTAGAGGCTGCCCAGACATTGGGTGAGGATTTTGCCAGTGAGATCATCAATGAAGGTTGTATTACTTTTTCTCCCGATGGCCGTATTATGGTTTTTGCCAGGGGCAATAGCGGTAAACGCAAAAGTACCCGTGATGTCAATTTATATGTTTCCCGCCTTCAGCGTGGAGAATGGACTACCCCCGAGATTATGACTATTACTGACCCTGAAGCCTGGGATTCTACTCCGGCATTTAGTCGTGATGGGCGCACTTTATACTTTGCCTCCAACCGTCCGGGAGGTTACGGAGGGATAGACCTGTATTCTGCCAGCGTAGACAATAGCGGGCGCTGGAGCAATGTGCGCAATATGGGAGAGGCTATCAATACACCGGGCCATGAGATGTTTCCCTATGTTACTGATGATGGTAAACTATATTTCTCTTCTGATGGACATCCTAGCATGGGCGCTTTGGATATTTTTGTGGCTATACGTAGCGATGGAAAAATTACCATTGAAAACCTTGGACCTCCGGTAAACTCTATTGCTGATGATTTTGGCATGTCTTTTACCACTATCAAAGATGGCTATTTCACTTCCAACCGGGCAGAAGGAAAGGGAGACGACGATATTTACGCATTTGTCAATAATGATCCTGATCTGAAAACTGTCAACTACTTCCTTGCTGGTATCACCGTGACCGAAGAAGAAGATTCGGGAGAAGAAAAGAAATTGGAAGATGTAAAAGTAAGCTTACGTTTTCCAGAAGGTAGTGCACTGGATACCAAAAATTCCGGTGATGAGGGCGCCTTTAAGTTTGCGGTAGAAGGTGGAACCAATTACGAACTGGTAGGGGAAAAGGAAGGCTATTTTACCACACGTGTTCCCTTTAGCACAGTAGGAAGAACAATTCCTCAGGAAGAATTGGTAGATATGGTTACTGATACCACCTTTACTACTAAATTGGTATTGAACAAAATTGTCATAGACAAATCCATTGTACTGGAGAATATCTACTACGAATTTGATGAGTCTTTCATCACTAATGCCGCCGCAGTTGAATTGGACAAACTTGTGAAAATTCTGGAAGACAATCCGCAAATTAATATTGAGCTTAGCTCTCATACGGATGCCCAGGGAGATAATGAATATAATCAAAAGCTCTCTCAGCGAAGGGCCGAATCTGCCGTGAAATATTTAGTTGATAGTGGCATTAATGCCAGCCGCATTACCGCCCGTGGTTATGGAGAGGAGCAATTGATCATCAAAAATGCGATGAATGATGACCAACATGAGATCAACCGTAGAACAGAATTTAAAGTCACCGGCGTAAATAATGGTCGTGCTGATGCATCAGAATAG
- a CDS encoding AIR synthase related protein → MSERYNQRGVSASKEDVHQAIKHLDKGIFPNAFCKVVPDLLGGDPDYCNIMHADGAGTKSSLAYLYWKETGDLSVWKGIAQDAIIMNIDDLICVGALDNILLSSTIGRNKHLIPGEVISAIIEGTEEVLAMLRSHGINIISTGGETADVGDLVRTIIVDSTVTTRMRRDQVITNEHIQEGDVIVGLASFGKAIYEDHYNGGMGSNGLTSARHDVFHHTLAKKYPESFDPQVPESLVYSGSKSLTERFTTNTGEQLDIGKLVLAPTRTYAPIMKKVLDQYRQHIHGLIHCSGGAQTKVLNFIDDLHIIKDNLFNTPPLFSIIQAESGTDWKEMYKVFNMGHRMEIYLPQAYAQPMVEIAESFGVKAKIIGRVEGSDKKKVTITGEHGTFVYT, encoded by the coding sequence ATGAGTGAAAGATACAACCAAAGAGGTGTTTCCGCTTCCAAAGAGGATGTACATCAAGCTATTAAGCATTTAGACAAAGGAATTTTTCCCAATGCTTTCTGCAAAGTAGTGCCTGATCTGTTGGGTGGAGATCCTGACTACTGTAACATCATGCATGCTGACGGAGCTGGCACAAAGTCATCTCTTGCTTATCTGTACTGGAAAGAAACAGGAGACTTATCTGTCTGGAAAGGCATCGCTCAGGATGCTATCATCATGAATATCGACGACCTCATCTGTGTAGGGGCCCTGGATAACATTCTTTTATCTTCTACCATAGGTCGTAATAAGCACCTGATTCCAGGAGAGGTCATTTCAGCCATTATAGAAGGCACAGAAGAAGTACTAGCCATGCTGCGTTCACATGGGATCAATATTATTAGCACCGGTGGTGAAACTGCCGATGTGGGAGATTTGGTGCGTACTATCATTGTGGACAGTACTGTTACCACCCGCATGCGCCGCGACCAGGTGATTACCAACGAGCACATACAAGAGGGGGATGTCATCGTTGGATTGGCTTCCTTTGGTAAAGCCATATACGAAGACCATTACAATGGAGGTATGGGCAGCAACGGACTTACCTCTGCCCGCCATGATGTTTTCCATCATACGCTCGCTAAGAAGTATCCCGAAAGCTTTGATCCTCAGGTGCCTGAGTCGCTTGTTTATAGCGGAAGCAAATCTCTTACAGAAAGGTTTACTACCAATACCGGAGAGCAGTTGGATATTGGAAAACTGGTATTGGCACCAACCCGAACCTACGCTCCTATCATGAAGAAAGTCCTTGATCAGTATCGCCAGCACATTCACGGATTGATACACTGTAGCGGAGGAGCACAAACCAAGGTACTTAATTTTATTGATGACCTACACATCATCAAAGATAACCTTTTTAATACGCCTCCCCTTTTCTCAATCATACAAGCTGAAAGCGGCACGGATTGGAAAGAGATGTACAAGGTTTTTAACATGGGCCACCGTATGGAAATATACCTGCCTCAGGCCTATGCTCAGCCTATGGTGGAAATAGCCGAGAGCTTTGGTGTGAAAGCAAAAATCATTGGTAGAGTAGAAGGATCAGACAAAAAAAAGGTCACCATTACGGGAGAGCATGGTACATTTGTTTATACCTAA